The following are encoded together in the Schistocerca americana isolate TAMUIC-IGC-003095 chromosome 6, iqSchAmer2.1, whole genome shotgun sequence genome:
- the LOC124619239 gene encoding odorant receptor Or2-like: protein MGIFAVLSINILNLCSHIFSLVVMLETDASMSTKIKMFLAAPVFMCQSGLYCLTGQAIIDQSDRLADSAYSCGWPDADRRFKRSLRVLMTRAEQPLCIRVGKLIELSRATFQELLKGTYQLFNLVYQVHTN, encoded by the exons ATGGGAATATTTGCCGTTCTTTCTATAAACATTCTCAACTTATGTTCGCACATCTTCTCACTAGTAGTT ATgctggagacggacgccagcatgTCTACTAAAATCAAAATGTTCCTCGCTGCTCCAGTCTTCATGTGTCAGAGTGGTTTGTACTGCCTTACTGGACAGGCGATTATTGACCAG AGCGACCGGCTCGCCGACTCCGCTTACAGTTGCGGCTGGCCAGACGCCGACCGGCGGTTCAAGAGGTCCCTCCGGGTGTTGATGACGCGCGCCGAGCAACCCCTCTGCATCAGAGTGGGCAAGCTCATCGAGCTCTCCAGAGCCACCTTCCAGGAG CTGCTGAAGGGAACGTACCAACTGTTCAACTTGGTGTACCAGGTCCACACCAACTAG